The DNA segment CCCAGTCTGCCTTTGCTTTTTTAATTTCCCCCTGATAGGCTGAGCAATATTTCTTCTCTCTTAAAAGATCAGCAACCGCCTGCAGCGTTACCTTCACATCTCCCACAGCTTTTGCGGCATCCATCTTAGATGCATGGAAACGATTGTTATTGATCGTGACAATCCGGTCACCATCCTTTTGGAACAGATATTTTGAACTTGTTGTGAAATCGGAAAGCCTGGATCCCACAGCAATCACGACATCCGCATCTTTTGCGATAAGATTGGATGCCGATGTTCCTGTCACACCGATTCCTCCCAGACAATACGGATGACTGGATTTGCAGGCACTTTTCCCCGCCTGTGTCTCACCAAATGGGATATGGAACTCTTCGCAAAAGGATTCGACTGTTTCTCCCGCACCGGAATACTTTACGCCTCCGCCTACAATCAACAGAGGCTTTTTCGCCTGTCCAATGATTTCTGCGATATCTTCCAGTTCCTCTTGTACCGCCACCGGACGAGTAATACGATGTACTCTTTTTTGAAAAAAATATTCAGGAAAATCAAAGGATTCGCCTTCCACATCCTGTGGCAGTGCAATACAACAGGCTCCCGTTTCAGCGGGATCTGTCAGCACCCGCATGGAATTTAAAAGTGCTGTCATCACCTGCTCCGGGCGATTGATGCGATCCCAGTACTTACACACCGGTTTGAAAGCATCATTCGTCGTGGTTGCCATACTATCCTCCTGTTCCAACTGCTGCAGCACAGGATCAGGTTGTCTGGAGGCAAAAGAATCAGCCGGAAACACCAGCAGTGGCAGATTATTCACTGTCGCTGTCGCGCATGCTGTAATCATATTGGCAGCGCCGGGCCCGATCGATGAAGTACATGCAAGGATTGATGTGCGATTCTTCTGTTTTGTGTATGCGATGGCCGCATGACACATCCCTTGTTCATTTCTTCCCTGAAGAACTTTTAAATTTCCCGGATCGGTATCCAAGACCTCCCCCAGTCCCACAGCAATTCCGTGACCGAATATTGTAAAAAAACCTGTGACAAATTTAATCTCTTCACCATCCACAGACACATACTGCTGATCCAAAAATCTCACAATTGCCTGTGCGGTTGTCATCCTGCTTGTGTGTTCTGTCATATCTGCTCTTCTCCTTTCGCCACCATTTCACCATACTCCTCTTTTTCCCGTCTTATAAATTCATGAACTTCTTCT comes from the Blautia liquoris genome and includes:
- the iolD gene encoding 3D-(3,5/4)-trihydroxycyclohexane-1,2-dione acylhydrolase (decyclizing); this encodes MTEHTSRMTTAQAIVRFLDQQYVSVDGEEIKFVTGFFTIFGHGIAVGLGEVLDTDPGNLKVLQGRNEQGMCHAAIAYTKQKNRTSILACTSSIGPGAANMITACATATVNNLPLLVFPADSFASRQPDPVLQQLEQEDSMATTTNDAFKPVCKYWDRINRPEQVMTALLNSMRVLTDPAETGACCIALPQDVEGESFDFPEYFFQKRVHRITRPVAVQEELEDIAEIIGQAKKPLLIVGGGVKYSGAGETVESFCEEFHIPFGETQAGKSACKSSHPYCLGGIGVTGTSASNLIAKDADVVIAVGSRLSDFTTSSKYLFQKDGDRIVTINNNRFHASKMDAAKAVGDVKVTLQAVADLLREKKYCSAYQGEIKKAKADWDIELKRLGTISYTGDDFEPSIEARDPRTIPEFVHMTRSTLTQTAAIATINRTIAPDSTIITAGGSLPSCMQRMWKTDKRGGYHAEYGYSCMGYEVAATLGVRLAEPETEVYCVVGDGSFQMLHSEIMTIMQERQKVNILIFDNCGFGCINNLEMTHGIGSIATEFRYTDGKKPTGDLIPVDYAKIGEGYGLVTYTCKTIEELTQALDDAKGQKRACMFDLKVLPKTMTDGYESWWNVGIATTSRKKSVQEASEDVIKHRKEARDY